The sequence AAAGCCATCGGTCAACAGAACGATTCGTCCATAGGACTTGATACCTTCGTATGGATTGATTCGCCTCTTCAACTCGCCCGACTCCTTCGCCGCGGGGTTCACTACCAAACTCATTGACCTGCTTCCTAAATGAACGTTCCAGAGGACCTAATTTTCAAGACTTAAATGAAAGTGGTTGTCGTGCGGCGACGACTTTGGTTGCCTGCACAAAGCCATCGCCCGTCGAATGTGCTCACGCAGACGCTCTGCTTCGACACCCGTCGCTTTCTCTTCCAAAGACATCGCGTGGTTGAGCAAACGCTTTTTAAGTGGCTCGGAGACCAGGACCGCGCGAATATCGCCGAACGTGTCGCTCGACAAAATCGATTCGAGCAATAACCAATTGCGTGTGGTATCGAATCGCAACTTTTTGGCGGGTGACAAACCCTTTTCATCGAAGCTCAACCATCTCGCACGAAGCGGCTTGCCGTCGAGATCGCTGGCATAGAAACAGATATCGACATCCAACCCCATTTGATGGTTGATATGGCGTTTCTGCTTTCCGCCATCGGGGTCGGATATTTCATTCACTAGCATTCGGTGGATTGATTCGTCGCCAAGATGCTCGTGCATCGTCACCCCCAATCGCATCAGCCCAAACACCATTCGGTCGGCTCCAAAATTGGTATCACGATCTGGATGGCTGATGACGTAACCGATGCCCTCTGGCTTGGGCAATTCAGCGGGGTGCGCCAATTGACCGCTTCTGAGCGTCCCCACCGATAGACTAGGAGGTTTCGATTCTCGTATCGCTGTGATTTGTGACTCGACCCGTTGCCGTGCTGCACTTGGCTCGAGTTTTGCCTGGGAAGTGAGTACGGGCTGGGTAGTGGGTTCGCCCTGCTGACCGAATTCGGCTTGGACCGGATTGGCGGAAAACAAAATCGCAACGCAAGCGATCACCCAATGACGCCAAGCACGTGAAGTGAAGCGTTGATAGTCCAATTGGCAAGTGTTCAACGGAACCTCTCAGATACCGGATGGATCAGCGAGACCAAGTTCGCCGTTTCGTGTCGGCTGGTGCCAACCTATTTCCATTTCACTTTAACTTGCTCGGAACAATTGTCCCTACGCACTCACGCAGTTATTGTAAGTTTTTGCGCAGACCGAATTAGTGACTGAATCGAAAGAAGCTTCATGAAGAATCTCCACGTCGGGATATTGGTCGAAACGGAAGACACATGGGGCCGAAATATTGTCGAGTCCGTTTGTCGGTTTGGCCAGAAAGAAAAGTGGACCCTCTTGATTGGTCCGCGAAATGAGCAAGGGCAGTTGAGCCTTCCAAGGGTGTGGGGAGGCCATGGCGTGATTGCGGCGTTTCGCCAACCGTCGACGGTTCAACAGCTGAAGCAACTGCAAGTTCCTGTTGTCGATGTGTCCAGCACGTTGAAAAAGAAGGACTGGTTTGCGCGAGTGGAAACCGATGACCGGGCGAGAGCCAAGATGGCGGTCGAACATCTTGTCAGTCGCGGGATTCAACACTTCGCCTGCTACGCGCCATCGATTGGTCGTTATTCCGATTTGCGAGCGACCGAGTTCAAAGCTTGCGTCGAATCGGCCGGCTACCAATGCGCGATGTACACCCCCGACGGACAAAGCGAAGGCGGGTGGCTGACCAACTATGCCAAAGCCGGCCAATGGCTCGCAAAGCTGCCGCGACCTTTGGGGGTATTCGCCGGTGACCCTTATCCAGCCCGCCAATTAATCGAAATCTGTGCTTTGGATGGGATTCGAATTCCTGATGACGTGGCAATTCTTTCAGGCGACGATGACGAGCTGCTTTGCAACGTCGCGACACCACAAATTTCAAGCATTGAGTTGGCGAGCCATCGAATAGGAGAGACCGCAGCCAAGTTGCTGAAGCGATTGATGAGCGGTGCCCAGGTGTCACTTCACACCCGATCGATTCCACCGCTGCGAATTCGCGCTCGCCAATCGACAAACCTACTCGCGATTGATGATCCGGAATTGGTAAGGATGCTGCGAACGATCCGCGAGCATGCCAAGGATGGAATCAGCGTGGCGGAAGTCGCAAACGCGTGCTGTGTCTCGCGACGGACCCTGGAACAAAAGTTCAAAGAACAACTCGGACGGACCCCTGGAGAAGAGATCCGACGCACCAAGTTCGAAAACGTGCGACGACTGCTATTGGACACCGACAAATCAATCGAGTCGATCGCCTACGATTCGGGGTTTGCCAGCGGCGCTTCGCTTTCGCAGGCATTTCAAAAGTATTTCAACGAGACCCCGGGCGAATACCGGCGGTCGAGATGAATCTTCTCAGCCTCGACACTGGAGGCATCCTGATTCACTCCAATTCCAAACGATCTCAATTGCTCCGCCAAAATTCGATGTCGCCATCTTCAAGAACGCGACCGCGAACTTCACGTTCGTCCGTCGGTATGTGACGACGCTTCTCAAGCAGGATGCGACCAAGCGAAATCTCAAGCAGAAGCGAAAGCAAGCAGGATGGAACACCGACTTCCTCGAAAAACGAATGTTTTCAGTCTGATTTTGATGCGATCGCCGTGGCTACCAAGCAGGGACGTATTGGTATGCGCATCTTGAAATGACGTCGAACTGCAAGCCGGAGCCTGCGGAAACGCTCAAAGTTCCGCCGCTTCCGGATGGTGTGGCGGGATTCAAGCCTTCAGCACCGCAAAGTAGAATGTCCGATGCCGATCTCGCGTGGCGTTAGATGTTCAGAAGCAGACCATGAATCTGGGAAAAAGGTCGGTACAACAGGCGGAAGATCAAAGGAATGGAATAAATGAAGAATAGAAATAGTATACTTTTATTATTAGTCGGACTTCTCTGTAGTGCAGAGGCGTTTGCCGACCGTCAATCTGAACAACCCAATATTGTCTTCTTGATGACGGATGATCAACGTTGGGACAATTTCGGTTGCTACGGCAGGCCTGAGTTCAGGACGGAGAACATCGACCGTCTCGCAAAAGAGGGCGTCATTTTTGATCACGCCTACTACGCGGTAGCGATTTGTTTACCGAGTCGCGTGACGATGATGTCAGGGCGATATCTCTCGAATCACAAAGTTGGATTCTCGCATCCGTATAACTACACTTTTTCCAAGTCTGATTTCAACAACACCTATCCTGCAATGCTCAAAGCCGCAGGGTATCGGACTGGGTTTATAGGGAAGTTCGGGTTTCCCGTGACGGATGAAGCTTATGAGCGGAAGGGCTTGGTATCCGGCTATGATTTGCGGCAACAGCTCTCCCCATACTTTGACTTCTTTGCGGGATCGGGTGTGCACTTTCGTGGTGCGTTCGCGTCCTGGCCTAAAGATGAAGAAATGGAAGCAATCTACAGTCAAAAACGGCCGCTTAACGAGCGCACTCTCAAGACTGGCGATGCGATGATTCATTTCCTGAAGACTCAGCCGAAGGAGCAGCCATTCTGCCTCTCGGTTAGTTTCTTTGCGGTTAAGAATGACAAAGATCGCGACATGTATCCTCCCGATGTCGCGGAATTCAGCGATCACGACTTCAGCGTTCCTGAAAACTGGGTGGAAGGTCGGAATACAAAGCTGCCCAAGGTGCTGGACAATTGGCGAGGAGTGCCCTTGCACAAGCAAAGGACATCGACGCCAGCGCTCTACCAAAAATTGGTCCGACGATTTGCGACGCAAGGATACAGCGTCGACCAACAGGTAGGTCGACTGGTTCAACAGCTCAAAGAAATGGGTGTGCTCGACAATACGGTGATCATCTATACGAGCGACAACGGACGTTTCCATGGCTCGCACGGTCTCTATGACAAAGCGATCCTCTATGATGAGTCCGTGAAGGCGCCGTTCATCGTGTTTGACGGGCGAGTTGCGAAAGCAGAACGGGGGCGTCGTGAGTCTGCTTTGATGTCTTCGGTCGATGTCGCGCCGACCATCGTCTCGTATGCAGGGCTCAACATTCCAGAAAGCATGCAAGGCCGAGATCTGACTCCAGTGATTCAGCAAACTCAAGACCGCGAGCAATGGCGTGAAGCAGTTTATATCGAAAGCCTTTTCATCGGGAGCCTACACTCAAAGAAGGTGCCGGAGAATATCGCCGAAATCAACGAACGCGTCATTGAGGAGAACAAGTCTTACCGGTCACGAGGCGTGAGGACCGAACGCTATAAATACTTCAGCTACTACGAACACTCTCCAGTCATTGAAGAGCTTTATGATATGGAGGCCGATCCATATGAGCAGCACAATTTAGTCACCAGCCCAGAATATAGCGAAGTCTTAAACAAACTCAGAAAAGAAACCCAAGAGCGTCACGCATTGATCAGCTCGCAAGAAGGGCATCCTCAACGATGATAAAAGCAGTCACGAAACTAGTCTGTTCACTTAGCGTCCTATCCGCGTTTTCTACCTGTGCGTTTGCCGTGATGGCGTTTGCTGACGAGCAACCCAACATCGTCCTAATTTTCGCCGACGATCTTGGCTATGGCGATCTCAGTTGCAATGGCGCGACCAAGCTGCAGACTCCAAACATCGACAGGCTGGCAAAAGAGGGACGTCGTTTTACCGATGCCCATTCGGCATCGGCTGTCTGTACGCCCTCTCGCTATGCCTTGCTGACTGGCGAGTATCCCCACCGGAAAAACCTGTATGCGCCAGTGTTCCTAAAAACCGGATTGGTGATCGATCCCGACCAACAGACAATTGCGAGCGTATCGAAAGATGCCGGCTATGAAACAGCGATCATCGGTAAGTGGCATCTTGGCTTTGGTGATAAGACTCCGGACTGGAACGGAGAGCTAAAACCCGGCCCGTTGGAGCTGGGGTTTGATTATTATTTTGGGGTGCCTGTCGTGAACAGTCATCCGCCTTTTGTGTATGTGGAAAATCACCGGGTGGTGGGACAGGTTCCTGAAGATCCGTTTGTCTATGGGAAGAAGGCGAAGACCCAAGAAATTCCCGAGAAGATGAAACTTGATAACATCGGCGGTGCCGATGCGGCGCACGCGTTTTATGACGATTATCAAGTCGGTAGCACGCTGACCCAAAAGGCGGTCCAGTGGATAAAGGAACGCGGCGAAAACAAATTCTTCCTTTGCTTGTCGACTACGAACATTCACCACCCGTTTACGCCGGCTCCCCGTTTTCAGGGTACCAGTGAATGCGGATTGTATGGCGACTTCGTGCACGAGCTGGACTGGATCGTCGGCGAGGTCGTGAAAACGCTTGAGGAGCAGGGGGTAGCGGACAATACGCTGATCATCTTTACCAGCGATAACGGCGGGATGTTGAACCACACCGGGCAGAAAACCTGGAGCATGGGGCACGCGTTGAATGGTCCGTATCTCGGCTTTAAGTTTGATGCATGGGAAGGGGGGCACCGCGTTCCGTTTATTGTCCGTTGGCCTGGCAAGGTGGAAGCTGGCAGCACATCCGATGAGCTGATCTGTAACGTAGATATGATCGCCAGTTTTGCCGCGTTGACCGGCCAGACGCTGCAAGACGGCCAGGGTCAGGATAGCGTCAACATCCTGCCGGCTCTGACGGGCCGATCGGTGGAGCGGGACCATTTGTTGTTGTCACCCTTCAGGAAGAGCCACCTTTCCATCCGTAAAGGGAAATGGATGTTTATTGGCGGGCAGGGCGGTGGCGGATTCACTTCCAAAGAGGTCGGGAATCACGGTTTCGGTGGCCCTGCGGCGATAACATTTACTGGGCGTGAAAACAGTGATATTGAAAACGGGAAGATCAAAAAAGACGCGCCGCCTGCCCAGCTTTATGATCTGAAAGACGATCCGGCGCAGACGACCAATCTGTACAATAGTTATCCCGAGGTTGTGCAGGAGATGGAGGCTTTGCTGAAAAGCTACAAGCCGGCGACTTCGAAGAAAAAGAAAGAAAAGAAATAATCATGAGAATAGTCACGAAAGTAGTCTGGTCATTTGGCGTCTTTGTCGCGATCTCGACCTGTGCGGTTCATGCACAAGAATCGGTAAGCATTGAGTCATTGCTCAAGGAGATGGTGGATCGCGATGCGGTGGCGAGTTTTCCGGAAACGGATTTTCGCCTCAAGCAACATAGCAGCTACAATCGAGCATCTAAGACACCCGAGGAGCCGAAGGGCTGGTTTACCAACCAAGACTACAATCCTAAACGCGCGAATACCCACAACTTCATTCGGATCGAAGAGAACAATGGCCGCAAAGAGTGGGTGTTGATGGACCACCAGGCTCCTGGCGCGATTGTCCGGACTTGGATGCCTTGGCTCAATCAGAAGAAGCCTGGCACGAATATCACAATGCGGATCTATCTTGATGGTTCCGAGGAGCCCGCGATTGAGGGAAATATGTTGGGGCTGTTCGACGGCACCGGCATGATTCCTTACCCTTTTGCGCACCCGTCGCTGCGCTCTGCGGTGAGCTTCTTTCCGATTCCTTATGCCAAGAGCTGCAAGGTCACCACGGATAGCAAGCCGTTCTTTTTCCAGTTCACCTTTCGTGAATACCCCGAAGGCACTTCGATTGAGACCTTCACCATGACTGATTTCGATGCGGCCAAAGAACTGACCGAGGTAACGGGCAAACAACTGCTCCATCCCACTGCCGTTGGTGCAGGCGATCCGCTGAAGTTCAGTGCCACACTCGACGATCAAGCGGAACAGTCGCTGCAACTGCCAGCGGGGACGGCCTCGGTGCGAGAGCTATCGGTAAAGCTCGGTGTTTATTCAAACCCGAACATCACACGCTTGGTCGTGCTGAAGATGGAGTTTGACGGCAAGCCGACTGTCTGGTGCCCGATAGGAGACTTCTTTGGCTCTGGTATTGGTTTGAATCCAGTGGAAGGTTGGTATCGCACCGTTTCTGAAGACGGCACGATGAGTTGCCGCTGGGTCATGCCCTATCAAAAGGGTGGTAAAGTTTCTTTACTCAATATGAGTGGTGCTCCGGTGGATGCGGAGCTGGAAGTCAAAACCGGCGACTGGAAGTGGGATAAGGATTCCATGTATTTTCATGCTGCCTGGCGGGGACAGTATCCGGTGCCAACACGTCCTTTCTCCGATTGGAACTACGTCACCCTGAAGGGCAAGGGCGTTTATGTCGGCGATACGTTGACCATCATGAATCCCGTCGAAAAATGGTGGGGCGAAGGTGATGAGAAGATCTGGGTCGATGGCGAGGACTTTCCCTCCATTTTCGGAACCGGAACCGAAGACTACTACGCGTATTCTTGGGGAGGTCGCAGCACAGACTTCTACCAACACCCTTTCCACGCTCAACCGTTTGCCAATCAATACAACAAGTTGAACCGCAAACCAGAAACCGATGACTCCCGCAATGCGCAAGGGTTCAGTGTGGAAACACGTAGTCGTGCCTTAGATACGATGCCCTTTGGTAGCTCTCTTCAATTGGATATGGAAGTGTGGTCAGGCACGGATTGCGACATGGGTTACCAAGTTGGAACGTACTGGTATGCCTATCCAGAAACGACGTCCAACCGCAAGCCAGAGCCAACGGAAGTGCTCAACGTGCCGCCGCTACCGGATGGCATCACGGGACTCAAGCCTTAAACGCAGTCGCGTAAATCATCCCGTTTCAATCGCATGGCGATGGCAGATATCCAGGCCATTAGGAAAACGGTTGACCCAAAAGACGCACTTTGGACCAGTCACCCGGCTGCGCATTGAGAGGATGAGGACAACCCCAAATGCTGCTTCCCACGAAAGCAGTTTCCACTGGTGAATTCGAATTCCTGACACGTATAAACCGCTCGATGGCGGCGCGATCGAACTGAGCACTGACAGTCGAGTTCCCCTTTCGCTGGCCGAACAATCCTCGATCTATCGAACGTTTCATTTCAAAACGCAACCTTCACGACCGTGTCGTATTGGTCGAGCGGTTTTGCCGGCAGGTTTAGTTTCAGTGTTTTACCATCCTGCACGAACTCGACGTTTTCGCCGTTGGCCAGAAAACTTGCAGCAGTTGCCTGGGATTCAACGCCATCGACGCTGAGCGTTCCAGATTCAGGCCACTCCAGAATATGCAGGTAGAGCGTCTTGCCATCTTTGCTGATAGAGCAGCCGCCCCATTCCGGTCGCTCGGGCAACGGACTGCGATGTGTATCAAAAATCGATTCCCCGTTGACCTTCAGCCAGTCACCGATCGCACCGTAGAGCCGCACCGCTTCGGGATCAATCTTACCGCTGCCCATCGGTCCATTGTTCAGCAGATAATTTCCGCCTGAACACACCGTGTGAACGAGCCGCTGAATCATTTCCACTTCCGTATGATACTGATGATTTCCGTACGTCTTGTAGCCATACGACGTGCTCACGCTGTCTGGTGATTCGAAGTAAAGCGGCAGCTTCGTCGTCGGAACTTCCTTGTCACCGACGGAGATGTAGTCGAACAGTTCCAGATTTTCCGCCAAAATCTTGTTCTTCCCTTTTTGAATCAGGCGAGAGTTGATCACGCAGTCGGGACGGTGCTTGCGAACCACATCGGTAAACAACTTTGCTCGTTCAAACGTCATGTCGATCGGCGTATCAAACCAAACCAAATCGATTTCATAGTTTTTCATCAACTCTTCGACCTGCGGAAGACTTTTCTCCTTGAGGTATTTGTCAAAATCAGGCCTAAATCCCTTAGGAAGATCCGGATGCATCACACTTCGTCGCGTCCGTCGAGGCGACATGACGGGGGCATTTGGGTCATACCAGTCCTGTGCCTGCGAATAATAGACACCAAACTTCAGGCCATTGCGGTGACAGGCTTCGCTCAGCTCCTTGATGATGTCGCGTTTGAACGGAGTAGCGTCCACCATGTTGAAGTCGCTGACGGCGGAATCGAATAGCGCAAACCCGTCATGATGTTTCGCCGTAATCACGACGTACTTCATACCGTTGTCTTTAAAGATTTTGACCCACTGCTGAGCGTCGAATTCGACCGGATTAAAAGTCATCGCGACTTCACGGTATTCTGCCGCCGATATTTTGGCATCAGCCCAAATCCACTCTGCGTAGCGCGGCCGCTGAACCTTCCCCTGGTAAGCACCTTCCAGAACCGAATACACACCGAAGTGAATGAAGGCACCGAATTTCGCTTCGTAGAACCATTTCTCTTTGCGAGCAATCGAATCCGGCGTTTGCCGCAAGTCATCGTCGAAACTATTCTTGTCGACTTCTTGTGGGTTGGACGATTCTTGTGCAGCCACTAACGACAGGCTACCGGCCAGCAACGCGGACAAAGACAACAACATGGTTTTCATATCTTGCCATTTTCAATACGAGATTTCTTCACGACTTTCGAACGACAGCCGCAACTTGCGTTCGACGGACGAATCAGTCATCCGCTCATTCGTTACATCTGCGTCGGCAATAGCCGGATCGCGGTGACACCCTCGTCGCTTTCGCGCCCATCAGCCCGCACCGCGGTGACCTTGAGTGTCATCTGATCGAACTTTTTGAGGTCGGGGGCTTTGTAGACGAAATGGGTACCCTCGATACCAGAGGCAACCCGCTCATAGTCCGGTGCGTTGCCCACAGCGCGGTACACGTTGTACGACGCGGCATCCGCGCTACCGGCCCAGGCGAGCTCGATCTGACTTCCGCCGTTTTCGTCGATTTTCAAGTCCGAGGGGGCGGCGACAGGGGTAGAGACCGGAATGTCGGTGACGACATAAGTCTGGCCCTTCATGGTTTCAATGCTGATCTGGTCTGTCCCCTTGGCCGAGAAGTCAACCGTTTTGCCGTCCGCGGTTTTGATGACGGCTTTGGCGACGTTGGGGTATCTGAGCTTCAAAGTTCCGCCCACGTTGGACAACACTTCCAGGCGAGTGGCTTGTCCGCCGGACCACTGTGCGGAAACCTCAAAGTTACCGCGTGCCAGCAGACCACGGTAACTGCCGTCGGACCAGACTGCGGGCAATGCAGGTAGCGGGGCCACGACGTAATCCTGGCTCTGCAGGAGCAATTCCGCGACTCCGGCGGTGGCGCCGTAGTTAGCGTCGGCCTGAAACAGCAGGCCGCCACGATGGTCGTTGAACAAGTTGTGCATGTAGTTTCCTTCCAGCAAATCCCGATAGAAGAGATACGCTTCATCGCCGTCATGCACACGAGCCCAGAAGGCGATCCGTTCGGCCCGCGCCCAGCCAATATGCGATTTGCGGGTGCGCAGGGTCAGGGTTGTTTTGACGGCATCGAGCCAGGCCGGAGTCGAGTCGTTAATTAACTGCCCCGGATACGATCCAAGCAGCATGGACGTGTGCCGATGATGAGGGTCGATGGTACTGCCGGCGTCGCCGTAGAATTCTTCCTGTCGGAACTCCTTGATTTGCCCCGACTTTCCGACGTGGATCGGGTCCAGAAGCGGTAGCTGTTTTTCATACAGCTCCAATCGATCATCGGTGCGGCCGAGAATTTTGGCAGCCGTCAGTGTGTTGTGATGGTTTTCATAGAACATCTGCTGGTCGAAGGTGGTGCCGACAGTCTCGCGTTTCCTTTTTCCTTCCAAGTATTGTTCCGGAGATGAGGAGGGCTTGGCCAATAACGCGCCATCGATTTCCTGAACGAATCGGGAAGCGAAGTTGGCCTGTTCATACATCACGGGATAGACGGTTTCGGCCAGCAGGGTCTCGTCCCGTGTGTAGTCGTAGTAGTCCCAGAACATTTGAGAAATCCAGCCACCGGTGCCGAAACCAGCGATGGGGGTTTTCCCGGGAACATCATACGGGTTGGCCCAGAAGGGACCGGACCAACCGTTGTCTCCGTTCGGATCGAGCTGCGACGGGTTGTACTTCTCGATGTACTGTGTGGCCCATTCCCGTTGCCGATCGACGAAGACCTTGAAGAAGTCCGCATAAGACTCGAACAACTCAGGCAGGTTGGCACAGAAGGCCGGCGCGTAGGCCATCTGTACGTTGGTGTCATGCAGGTACTGAGAGGACCACGGCGGTCGTTCATAGACGTTCCAAATTCCCTGCAAGTGAGGCGGGAGTGTGCCGGCCCTGGAGGAGCAGATCAGCATGTAGCGTCCGAACTGAAACGCGAGTTCTTCGAGGTACCGGCTTGAGGCACCGGCGGGGTAGGCATCAACGAGCTCGTCGGTGGGAATCCCCGGAGCCGTGGCGCCAAGATCCAAGCTCACCCGGTCGTAGAGTTCGGTGTAGTCGGCCTGATGGTTTGCCAGCAGCTGCTCATAGGACTTCGCTGCTGCGTTGGCCAGATAGCCCGTGACCTTGCCGTGGGGATCGGGAAATCCAGCGAGCTTGTCTGCGGGATCCTTGGTCAGAAACACCTGGGGGTCGAACTGGTAATTGGTTCCGACCGCGATCACAATCACCGCACTGTCAGCATCCGATACCGTGATGGTGCCTTCACTACTTGATGCGTTCATCCTGCCACCCGTGGGGATGACCTTGAATTGCCCCTCGAACTTGATGTTGAAGTACGTCATGACACCGGACAGCGTGACCGTGTCGCCCTCCGCCGCGACGGCCCCGGATTTGCCATTGCCCACGAAGGGAATGGTGGGACGCAGCGTGAACGACAAGGC is a genomic window of Neorhodopirellula lusitana containing:
- a CDS encoding penicillin-insensitive murein endopeptidase — translated: MNTCQLDYQRFTSRAWRHWVIACVAILFSANPVQAEFGQQGEPTTQPVLTSQAKLEPSAARQRVESQITAIRESKPPSLSVGTLRSGQLAHPAELPKPEGIGYVISHPDRDTNFGADRMVFGLMRLGVTMHEHLGDESIHRMLVNEISDPDGGKQKRHINHQMGLDVDICFYASDLDGKPLRARWLSFDEKGLSPAKKLRFDTTRNWLLLESILSSDTFGDIRAVLVSEPLKKRLLNHAMSLEEKATGVEAERLREHIRRAMALCRQPKSSPHDNHFHLSLEN
- a CDS encoding AraC family transcriptional regulator; this encodes MKNLHVGILVETEDTWGRNIVESVCRFGQKEKWTLLIGPRNEQGQLSLPRVWGGHGVIAAFRQPSTVQQLKQLQVPVVDVSSTLKKKDWFARVETDDRARAKMAVEHLVSRGIQHFACYAPSIGRYSDLRATEFKACVESAGYQCAMYTPDGQSEGGWLTNYAKAGQWLAKLPRPLGVFAGDPYPARQLIEICALDGIRIPDDVAILSGDDDELLCNVATPQISSIELASHRIGETAAKLLKRLMSGAQVSLHTRSIPPLRIRARQSTNLLAIDDPELVRMLRTIREHAKDGISVAEVANACCVSRRTLEQKFKEQLGRTPGEEIRRTKFENVRRLLLDTDKSIESIAYDSGFASGASLSQAFQKYFNETPGEYRRSR
- a CDS encoding sulfatase-like hydrolase/transferase is translated as MKNRNSILLLLVGLLCSAEAFADRQSEQPNIVFLMTDDQRWDNFGCYGRPEFRTENIDRLAKEGVIFDHAYYAVAICLPSRVTMMSGRYLSNHKVGFSHPYNYTFSKSDFNNTYPAMLKAAGYRTGFIGKFGFPVTDEAYERKGLVSGYDLRQQLSPYFDFFAGSGVHFRGAFASWPKDEEMEAIYSQKRPLNERTLKTGDAMIHFLKTQPKEQPFCLSVSFFAVKNDKDRDMYPPDVAEFSDHDFSVPENWVEGRNTKLPKVLDNWRGVPLHKQRTSTPALYQKLVRRFATQGYSVDQQVGRLVQQLKEMGVLDNTVIIYTSDNGRFHGSHGLYDKAILYDESVKAPFIVFDGRVAKAERGRRESALMSSVDVAPTIVSYAGLNIPESMQGRDLTPVIQQTQDREQWREAVYIESLFIGSLHSKKVPENIAEINERVIEENKSYRSRGVRTERYKYFSYYEHSPVIEELYDMEADPYEQHNLVTSPEYSEVLNKLRKETQERHALISSQEGHPQR
- a CDS encoding sulfatase family protein; translation: MAFADEQPNIVLIFADDLGYGDLSCNGATKLQTPNIDRLAKEGRRFTDAHSASAVCTPSRYALLTGEYPHRKNLYAPVFLKTGLVIDPDQQTIASVSKDAGYETAIIGKWHLGFGDKTPDWNGELKPGPLELGFDYYFGVPVVNSHPPFVYVENHRVVGQVPEDPFVYGKKAKTQEIPEKMKLDNIGGADAAHAFYDDYQVGSTLTQKAVQWIKERGENKFFLCLSTTNIHHPFTPAPRFQGTSECGLYGDFVHELDWIVGEVVKTLEEQGVADNTLIIFTSDNGGMLNHTGQKTWSMGHALNGPYLGFKFDAWEGGHRVPFIVRWPGKVEAGSTSDELICNVDMIASFAALTGQTLQDGQGQDSVNILPALTGRSVERDHLLLSPFRKSHLSIRKGKWMFIGGQGGGGFTSKEVGNHGFGGPAAITFTGRENSDIENGKIKKDAPPAQLYDLKDDPAQTTNLYNSYPEVVQEMEALLKSYKPATSKKKKEKK
- a CDS encoding glycoside hydrolase family 172 protein, with the translated sequence MRIVTKVVWSFGVFVAISTCAVHAQESVSIESLLKEMVDRDAVASFPETDFRLKQHSSYNRASKTPEEPKGWFTNQDYNPKRANTHNFIRIEENNGRKEWVLMDHQAPGAIVRTWMPWLNQKKPGTNITMRIYLDGSEEPAIEGNMLGLFDGTGMIPYPFAHPSLRSAVSFFPIPYAKSCKVTTDSKPFFFQFTFREYPEGTSIETFTMTDFDAAKELTEVTGKQLLHPTAVGAGDPLKFSATLDDQAEQSLQLPAGTASVRELSVKLGVYSNPNITRLVVLKMEFDGKPTVWCPIGDFFGSGIGLNPVEGWYRTVSEDGTMSCRWVMPYQKGGKVSLLNMSGAPVDAELEVKTGDWKWDKDSMYFHAAWRGQYPVPTRPFSDWNYVTLKGKGVYVGDTLTIMNPVEKWWGEGDEKIWVDGEDFPSIFGTGTEDYYAYSWGGRSTDFYQHPFHAQPFANQYNKLNRKPETDDSRNAQGFSVETRSRALDTMPFGSSLQLDMEVWSGTDCDMGYQVGTYWYAYPETTSNRKPEPTEVLNVPPLPDGITGLKP
- a CDS encoding alpha-L-fucosidase; translated protein: MKTMLLSLSALLAGSLSLVAAQESSNPQEVDKNSFDDDLRQTPDSIARKEKWFYEAKFGAFIHFGVYSVLEGAYQGKVQRPRYAEWIWADAKISAAEYREVAMTFNPVEFDAQQWVKIFKDNGMKYVVITAKHHDGFALFDSAVSDFNMVDATPFKRDIIKELSEACHRNGLKFGVYYSQAQDWYDPNAPVMSPRRTRRSVMHPDLPKGFRPDFDKYLKEKSLPQVEELMKNYEIDLVWFDTPIDMTFERAKLFTDVVRKHRPDCVINSRLIQKGKNKILAENLELFDYISVGDKEVPTTKLPLYFESPDSVSTSYGYKTYGNHQYHTEVEMIQRLVHTVCSGGNYLLNNGPMGSGKIDPEAVRLYGAIGDWLKVNGESIFDTHRSPLPERPEWGGCSISKDGKTLYLHILEWPESGTLSVDGVESQATAASFLANGENVEFVQDGKTLKLNLPAKPLDQYDTVVKVAF
- a CDS encoding glycoside hydrolase family 95 protein, with the translated sequence MTAALAVFTLAWTGMGFAPEVSAAESASGLIADAPGKALRLWYDEPAPDSDAGWADRSIPMGNGYMGVNVFGGTTSERIQITENSLYDWAAKNSGFKRRGVNNFAEVYIDFGHKNVSDYERELNLNEGVSYVKYKDKGVEYSREYFTSYPDKVMVVRLEASKPGALSFTLRPTIPFVGNGKSGAVAAEGDTVTLSGVMTYFNIKFEGQFKVIPTGGRMNASSSEGTITVSDADSAVIVIAVGTNYQFDPQVFLTKDPADKLAGFPDPHGKVTGYLANAAAKSYEQLLANHQADYTELYDRVSLDLGATAPGIPTDELVDAYPAGASSRYLEELAFQFGRYMLICSSRAGTLPPHLQGIWNVYERPPWSSQYLHDTNVQMAYAPAFCANLPELFESYADFFKVFVDRQREWATQYIEKYNPSQLDPNGDNGWSGPFWANPYDVPGKTPIAGFGTGGWISQMFWDYYDYTRDETLLAETVYPVMYEQANFASRFVQEIDGALLAKPSSSPEQYLEGKRKRETVGTTFDQQMFYENHHNTLTAAKILGRTDDRLELYEKQLPLLDPIHVGKSGQIKEFRQEEFYGDAGSTIDPHHRHTSMLLGSYPGQLINDSTPAWLDAVKTTLTLRTRKSHIGWARAERIAFWARVHDGDEAYLFYRDLLEGNYMHNLFNDHRGGLLFQADANYGATAGVAELLLQSQDYVVAPLPALPAVWSDGSYRGLLARGNFEVSAQWSGGQATRLEVLSNVGGTLKLRYPNVAKAVIKTADGKTVDFSAKGTDQISIETMKGQTYVVTDIPVSTPVAAPSDLKIDENGGSQIELAWAGSADAASYNVYRAVGNAPDYERVASGIEGTHFVYKAPDLKKFDQMTLKVTAVRADGRESDEGVTAIRLLPTQM